The Mycolicibacterium doricum genome includes a region encoding these proteins:
- a CDS encoding stage II sporulation protein M gives MDVDAFVQAHRPAWDRLDELVKRRRRLTGAEVDELVDLYQRVSTHLSMVRSASTDSVLVGRLSGLVARARAAVTGAHAPLWREFLRFWTVSFPVVAYRSWRWWLGSAAAFFLVAALIGLWVAGNPEVQSAVGTPSDIDQLVNNDFASYYSENPAGSFALRVWVNNAWVAAQCIGFAILLGLPIPYVLFQNAANLGLTGGLMFDAGKGDIFLGLLTPHGLLELTAVFLAAAAGMRLGWMVIAPGHRPRGQVLAEQGRAVVAVAAGLVVVLLLSGLIEALVTPSPLPTFARIAIGVVAEVAFLAYVVHFGRKAVRAGESGDIEDAPDVVPTG, from the coding sequence GTGGATGTGGACGCGTTCGTGCAGGCCCACCGCCCCGCGTGGGACCGGCTCGACGAGCTCGTCAAGCGGCGCCGACGGCTGACCGGCGCCGAGGTCGACGAGCTGGTGGACCTGTACCAGCGGGTGTCGACGCACCTGTCGATGGTGCGCTCGGCGTCGACGGATTCGGTTCTGGTGGGCCGGCTCTCGGGGCTGGTGGCGCGCGCCCGCGCGGCGGTCACCGGTGCCCACGCCCCGCTGTGGCGCGAGTTCCTGCGCTTCTGGACCGTCTCGTTCCCGGTCGTCGCCTACCGCTCCTGGCGCTGGTGGCTCGGATCGGCCGCCGCCTTCTTCCTCGTCGCCGCGCTGATCGGGTTGTGGGTCGCGGGTAACCCCGAGGTGCAGTCGGCCGTCGGCACCCCCAGCGACATCGACCAGCTGGTCAACAACGACTTCGCCTCGTACTACAGCGAGAATCCCGCGGGCTCGTTCGCACTGCGGGTGTGGGTCAACAATGCGTGGGTTGCCGCGCAGTGCATCGGTTTCGCCATTCTCCTCGGACTGCCGATCCCGTACGTCCTGTTTCAGAATGCGGCCAACCTCGGGCTGACCGGCGGATTGATGTTCGACGCCGGCAAGGGCGACATCTTCCTGGGGCTGCTGACCCCGCACGGGTTGCTCGAGCTGACCGCGGTGTTCCTCGCTGCGGCGGCCGGGATGCGGTTGGGCTGGATGGTCATCGCCCCGGGACACCGTCCGCGGGGCCAAGTGCTCGCCGAACAGGGCCGGGCCGTGGTCGCGGTGGCCGCCGGCCTGGTGGTGGTGCTGCTGCTGTCCGGCCTGATCGAAGCGCTGGTCACCCCGTCGCCGCTGCCAACGTTCGCCCGGATCGCGATCGGTGTCGTGGCCGAGGTCGCGTTCCTGGCCTACGTCGTACACTTCGGCCGCAAGGCGGTTCGGGCCGGCGAATCCGGCGACATCGAAGACGCGCCCGACGTGGTGCCCACCGGCTGA
- a CDS encoding RDD family protein, translating to MVSQPEPVVTGDAVVLDVQIAQLPIRALSAMIDILVVFVGYVLGVVLWAATLSDFDTALSAAVLIVFTVLTLVGYPLVFETATRGRTLGKMALGLRVVSEDGGPERFRQALFRALAGVIELWTLAGGPAAVCSLLSPKGKRIGDVFAGTVVISERAPRMSPPPVMPPALAWWASSLELSGLGGAQAERARQFLSRAHQLEPRLRDDMAYRIAGEVVSRTSPPPPPGTPPQYVLAAVLAERHRRELARLAPTPPAYPSAPAPSYGAATPPPNPGFTPPG from the coding sequence ATGGTCTCCCAGCCCGAACCGGTGGTGACCGGTGACGCGGTGGTGCTCGACGTGCAAATCGCCCAACTGCCGATCCGGGCGCTGTCGGCGATGATCGACATCCTGGTCGTGTTCGTCGGGTATGTGCTGGGAGTGGTCCTGTGGGCGGCCACCCTGAGCGACTTCGACACGGCGCTGTCGGCTGCGGTGCTGATCGTCTTCACGGTGCTCACACTGGTCGGCTACCCGCTGGTGTTCGAGACCGCGACGCGGGGCCGGACGCTGGGGAAGATGGCGCTCGGCCTGCGCGTGGTGTCCGAGGACGGCGGTCCTGAAAGGTTCCGGCAGGCCCTGTTCCGGGCGCTTGCCGGCGTCATCGAACTGTGGACGCTCGCGGGCGGGCCGGCCGCGGTGTGCAGCCTGCTGTCACCGAAGGGCAAGCGCATCGGCGACGTCTTCGCCGGCACGGTGGTGATCAGCGAGCGGGCACCGCGGATGAGTCCACCGCCGGTGATGCCGCCTGCGCTCGCGTGGTGGGCCTCGTCGCTGGAGCTTTCCGGCCTCGGCGGGGCACAGGCCGAGCGCGCGCGCCAATTTCTCTCGCGCGCACACCAACTGGAGCCCCGGCTGCGTGACGACATGGCTTACCGCATCGCCGGCGAAGTGGTCTCGCGGACCTCTCCGCCACCGCCACCGGGAACGCCTCCGCAGTATGTGCTGGCCGCCGTGCTGGCCGAACGGCACCGGCGAGAGTTGGCGCGTCTGGCGCCCACACCCCCGGCGTACCCATCGGCGCCCGCACCGTCGTACGGGGCCGCCACACCACCGCCGAACCCGGGGTTCACCCCGCCGGGCTGA